One window from the genome of Gimesia aquarii encodes:
- the lepA gene encoding translation elongation factor 4, with product MATETRLIRNFSIVAHIDHGKSTLADQLLLKTGAITAREFKAQILDDLQIEQERGITVKARTVAIYYEYKGETYELNLIDTPGHVDFHYEVSRSLAACEGALLLVDAFQGVQAQTVANAYAAINSDLAIIPVVNKIDLPVTRIDEVLEEVETVIGLDPTEALMVSAKNGIGIDEVLDAIVERIEPPKGKADAPLRALVFDSKYDHYRGVVTYVRIIEGTIEKGQTVVLMRGGAKLDIIEIGQFTPQMTVAKSLGPGQVGYLVSGAKELSHVHVGDTIANPKDLPPEPLPGYQKPQQMVFCGMYPIEATDFEKLREELQKLSLNDASFSFVPETSDALGFGFRCGFLGMLHMEIIQQRLEQEFNIDLLQTAPNVTYEILERNGDILHIDNPQTVPDASRIEEFREPIALVTFILPAESIGTIMQLCADRRGIYKNTEYLGTNRAQLVYELPLAEIVYDMYDRLKSATRGYGTMDYEIIGFRPADLVKMDILVKSEKVDALSTIVHRTQSERRGRALVKRLKEEISKHQFEIPVQAAIGGKIIARETIKALRKNVTAKCYGGDITRKRKLWEKQKEGKKRLKQFGQVEIPQKAFLAVLDATKDE from the coding sequence ATGGCAACTGAGACACGTTTAATTCGTAACTTTTCGATCGTAGCACACATCGATCACGGAAAGAGTACACTCGCTGATCAATTACTTCTGAAGACTGGTGCAATCACTGCCAGAGAATTCAAAGCTCAAATTCTGGACGATTTACAAATTGAACAAGAGCGTGGTATTACTGTCAAAGCCCGTACGGTCGCCATTTATTATGAGTACAAGGGAGAAACCTACGAATTGAATCTCATTGATACTCCCGGACATGTGGATTTTCACTATGAGGTTTCCCGTAGCCTGGCAGCCTGTGAAGGCGCTCTGTTATTAGTCGATGCCTTTCAAGGGGTGCAGGCACAAACTGTCGCGAATGCTTATGCAGCCATTAATTCAGATTTGGCAATCATCCCCGTTGTTAACAAAATTGATTTACCAGTAACGCGCATTGATGAAGTTCTCGAAGAAGTCGAAACGGTTATCGGTCTGGATCCCACAGAAGCCTTGATGGTCAGTGCGAAAAATGGAATCGGTATTGACGAAGTACTAGACGCGATTGTTGAACGTATTGAACCTCCCAAAGGTAAAGCCGACGCCCCCCTGCGAGCACTTGTCTTCGATAGTAAATACGACCACTATCGCGGTGTTGTTACCTACGTTCGTATCATAGAGGGCACAATTGAAAAAGGGCAAACCGTTGTCTTAATGCGTGGTGGTGCAAAGCTCGACATTATAGAAATTGGTCAATTTACACCTCAGATGACGGTCGCGAAATCACTTGGCCCCGGGCAAGTAGGTTACCTGGTCAGTGGTGCCAAAGAACTGAGCCATGTGCATGTGGGCGACACGATTGCTAATCCGAAAGACCTGCCACCAGAACCGTTACCGGGATACCAAAAACCACAGCAAATGGTCTTCTGTGGTATGTATCCAATTGAAGCTACAGACTTCGAAAAGTTGCGTGAAGAGTTACAAAAGCTCAGTTTAAATGACGCCAGCTTCAGTTTTGTTCCTGAAACGAGTGATGCCCTGGGTTTTGGCTTCCGCTGTGGTTTCCTGGGGATGCTGCATATGGAAATCATTCAGCAAAGACTGGAACAGGAATTTAATATTGATCTGTTGCAAACTGCGCCAAACGTGACCTATGAAATCTTAGAACGAAATGGGGACATTTTACATATCGATAACCCACAAACGGTTCCCGATGCCAGTAGGATTGAGGAATTCCGTGAGCCGATCGCTCTAGTGACATTCATCTTGCCAGCAGAAAGTATCGGCACCATTATGCAGTTATGCGCAGACCGCCGAGGAATTTATAAAAATACGGAGTACCTGGGTACTAATCGTGCACAACTGGTTTATGAATTACCTTTGGCGGAAATTGTGTATGACATGTATGACCGACTCAAAAGCGCCACGCGCGGTTATGGAACAATGGATTATGAAATCATTGGATTCCGCCCAGCAGATCTGGTGAAAATGGATATCCTCGTAAAATCGGAAAAGGTCGATGCTCTTTCCACAATTGTCCACCGCACACAATCGGAACGCAGAGGTCGTGCCTTAGTAAAACGTCTGAAAGAAGAAATCTCTAAACATCAATTTGAAATCCCAGTTCAGGCAGCCATCGGTGGAAAGATTATTGCGCGAGAAACCATTAAAGCATTGCGTAAAAATGTAACTGCGAAATGTTATGGAGGCGACATTACCAGAAAACGAAAACTGTGGGAGAAGCAGAAAGAAGGTAAAAAACGTCTTAAACAATTTGGTCAAGTCGAAATTCCACAGAAAGCATTCCTGGCAGTCCTCGATGCGACTAAGGATGAATAA
- the dapF gene encoding diaminopimelate epimerase — protein MKFTKMQGAGNDYVYVNCFKETLPQDIPNLARQVSDRHKGIGSDGLILICPSEKADAQMRMFNADGSESEMCGNGIRCVAKYVYDHGIAQSQTLKIETGAGILSLDLDIIDQRVSQVRVNMGGPILNSSEIPTLLTGDPPVNADLQVAHQTIQVTCVSMGNPHCVCFVEEITDYWVHEIGPQVEVHPMFPKRINAEFIEIISQNEMIMRVWERGSGETQACGTGACASAVAGVLTGRTERNVLIHLPGGDLRLEWSESDEVFMTGPAVEVYEGVWTGPQ, from the coding sequence ATGAAATTCACCAAGATGCAGGGAGCAGGAAACGACTACGTCTATGTTAACTGTTTTAAAGAAACCCTTCCTCAAGACATTCCGAATTTGGCAAGACAGGTCAGTGATCGACATAAGGGGATCGGCTCCGATGGTTTAATTTTGATTTGTCCTTCCGAAAAAGCAGATGCGCAGATGCGAATGTTCAATGCCGATGGTAGTGAATCAGAAATGTGTGGTAATGGAATTCGTTGTGTTGCGAAGTACGTTTATGATCATGGTATTGCACAGTCTCAGACACTAAAGATTGAGACGGGTGCAGGCATTCTGAGCCTCGATCTCGACATCATTGATCAAAGAGTCAGCCAGGTTCGCGTGAATATGGGGGGACCGATTTTAAACAGCTCCGAAATTCCGACACTGCTCACCGGAGATCCTCCCGTGAATGCGGATTTGCAGGTAGCGCATCAGACAATTCAGGTTACCTGTGTTTCAATGGGGAACCCGCACTGTGTGTGTTTCGTGGAAGAGATTACCGATTATTGGGTGCATGAAATAGGTCCTCAGGTGGAAGTCCATCCGATGTTTCCCAAGCGAATCAATGCTGAATTCATCGAAATTATTTCACAGAACGAGATGATAATGCGCGTCTGGGAAAGGGGTTCAGGAGAAACCCAGGCTTGTGGGACTGGTGCGTGTGCCTCAGCTGTTGCAGGAGTCTTAACAGGACGTACCGAACGCAATGTGCTTATCCATTTACCTGGTGGTGACTTACGATTAGAGTGGTCTGAATCAGATGAAGTGTTTATGACGGGACCTGCGGTAGAAGTTTACGAAGGAGTTTGGACAGGTCCACAATAA
- a CDS encoding sulfatase-like hydrolase/transferase gives MNFHGRVFVVILFCCFCISSATHSVGAVQRQASRPNIILCMTDDQGWGETSFNGHSILKTPHLDDMAASGLRFDRFYAAAPVCSPTRGSFLTGRHPNRFACFSWGHTLRPQEVTVAEAVKSAGYTTGHFGKWHLGSVQANSPVSPGNSGFDEWVSSPNFYENDPYMSHNGTVTQLKGESSRVTVDAALEFIKQSKMKEKPFLAVIWFGNPHTPHEATSELKDLYQNQSADFQNYFGEITGVDRAMGYLRRQLRDLGLAENTLLWFTSDNGPRPPRFKKEDSRSQATGGLAGWKGNLWEGGIRVPSIIEWPAQIQKPEVTNVPCGTIDIYPTVLAVTGAKVSHQPHLDGVSLLPLIEGQMTSRSKPMGFWTYPAKGHPKRSTEILLKLKQQQTPEKPNPEGPVPDAGAASLKTKYSKDDLPGAAAWIDGDYKLLKMISKENQPQYTLYNLAQDHSEKKDLSKVDPKRFRKMKAGLLDWQHSVVDSLNGKDYSD, from the coding sequence ATGAATTTTCATGGTAGAGTTTTTGTCGTCATTTTGTTTTGTTGTTTTTGCATAAGCAGTGCCACACATTCTGTAGGTGCAGTTCAAAGGCAAGCCAGCCGTCCGAATATCATTCTTTGTATGACCGACGATCAAGGTTGGGGTGAAACCAGTTTCAATGGTCACTCGATCCTCAAAACTCCCCATCTTGATGATATGGCTGCCAGTGGGCTTCGCTTTGATCGGTTTTATGCCGCGGCTCCTGTCTGTTCGCCAACACGAGGGAGCTTTCTCACAGGAAGACATCCCAATCGATTTGCTTGTTTCAGTTGGGGGCACACACTCAGGCCACAGGAAGTGACAGTCGCGGAAGCCGTCAAGTCAGCAGGATATACGACAGGACACTTTGGCAAGTGGCATCTGGGATCAGTGCAGGCGAATAGTCCCGTGTCCCCTGGAAACAGCGGTTTTGATGAGTGGGTTTCAAGTCCGAATTTTTATGAAAACGACCCTTATATGAGTCACAATGGAACTGTGACTCAGTTGAAAGGGGAGAGTTCACGTGTAACCGTTGATGCCGCGCTTGAGTTTATCAAACAATCAAAGATGAAGGAGAAGCCCTTCCTTGCTGTAATCTGGTTTGGAAATCCTCATACACCTCATGAAGCGACTTCCGAATTAAAAGATCTTTATCAGAACCAGTCAGCAGATTTTCAAAACTATTTTGGCGAGATTACCGGCGTCGATCGAGCCATGGGGTATTTACGTCGACAGTTAAGAGATTTAGGGTTAGCAGAAAACACACTTCTCTGGTTTACCAGTGACAATGGGCCTCGTCCTCCTCGATTTAAAAAAGAAGACTCTCGTTCACAAGCTACGGGAGGACTTGCCGGGTGGAAGGGGAATCTCTGGGAGGGAGGCATTCGTGTGCCTTCAATCATCGAGTGGCCTGCCCAAATTCAAAAACCGGAAGTTACCAATGTACCCTGTGGGACTATCGATATTTATCCAACTGTTCTGGCTGTTACCGGAGCGAAGGTTTCACATCAACCTCATTTAGATGGTGTCAGCCTTTTGCCGCTGATAGAAGGACAAATGACGTCTCGTTCCAAGCCAATGGGATTCTGGACCTATCCTGCTAAAGGACATCCCAAACGTAGTACAGAAATATTGCTTAAACTAAAACAACAACAGACGCCAGAAAAACCGAATCCTGAAGGCCCAGTTCCCGATGCGGGGGCTGCCAGTCTAAAAACAAAGTACTCAAAGGACGACTTACCAGGAGCAGCAGCTTGGATTGATGGTGATTATAAATTATTAAAAATGATTTCTAAAGAGAATCAGCCTCAATATACGCTTTATAATCTCGCTCAAGACCATTCTGAGAAAAAAGATCTTTCGAAAGTTGACCCCAAGCGATTTCGGAAGATGAAAGCAGGTCTACTTGATTGGCAGCACTCAGTAGTTGATAGTCTGAATGGGAAGGATTACTCAGATTGA
- a CDS encoding 3'-5' exoribonuclease YhaM family protein: protein MNSPHQVMLLSEMEPGQFADSFVLLVSKERSTTKDGKPYFRTQFRDNSVTATAMIWSDTTWFEDCESNWTEGEFYKVRARYEESKYGPQLDIDRIRLANTDDEADGFDPGFYFKRSRFSSEEMFQKLTEITNTEISDVPLRNLVLDILSEYEEQIKTIAAASKNHHAFTGGFLEHVLSVTKTACYFADKYLAYYQKMQPPLNKSLVIAGAILHDIGKLTELEYKPHGSQYTPAGRLIGHILLGRDLVREHAVKIEGLDPEMLLRLEHLIVAHQNLPEWGSPIAPHTPEALLVHYADDVDAKFHMMATTLENVLPGSQEEFSSRDNALRRSIFVGLKSNE, encoded by the coding sequence ATGAATTCACCTCACCAAGTAATGTTGCTGAGCGAAATGGAGCCAGGGCAGTTTGCAGACAGCTTTGTTCTGCTGGTTTCCAAAGAGCGATCTACAACCAAAGATGGTAAACCGTACTTTCGCACTCAATTCCGAGATAATAGTGTTACAGCAACGGCAATGATTTGGAGTGACACCACCTGGTTTGAAGATTGTGAGTCGAATTGGACAGAAGGAGAATTTTACAAAGTTCGTGCTCGGTATGAAGAGAGTAAGTATGGTCCTCAATTAGACATTGATCGAATTCGTTTGGCTAATACTGACGATGAGGCGGATGGTTTTGATCCTGGTTTCTATTTTAAGAGATCCCGCTTTTCGAGTGAGGAAATGTTCCAGAAACTGACTGAAATCACAAATACAGAAATCAGTGATGTGCCTTTGAGAAATTTAGTGTTGGATATCCTTTCGGAGTACGAAGAACAAATCAAGACAATCGCGGCAGCAAGCAAGAACCACCATGCATTTACAGGAGGCTTTCTTGAACATGTTTTGTCAGTCACGAAAACGGCTTGCTATTTTGCAGACAAGTATCTGGCATACTATCAGAAGATGCAGCCACCTTTGAATAAATCGTTGGTCATTGCAGGTGCCATTTTGCATGATATTGGTAAATTAACGGAGTTGGAATATAAACCTCACGGTTCTCAGTATACACCCGCTGGACGCTTGATCGGCCATATTTTACTAGGACGCGATTTGGTTCGCGAACATGCTGTAAAAATAGAGGGACTCGATCCCGAAATGTTATTACGTCTAGAGCATCTCATAGTAGCACATCAGAATTTACCGGAATGGGGATCTCCGATTGCTCCTCACACTCCAGAAGCTTTGCTGGTACATTATGCTGATGATGTCGATGCGAAATTCCATATGATGGCGACGACGCTGGAAAATGTTTTGCCTGGAAGCCAAGAAGAGTTTTCAAGTCGCGATAATGCTTTACGACGAAGCATTTTTGTTGGCTTGAAGTCAAACGAATAA
- a CDS encoding HesB/IscA family protein has translation MAVTITENASKELKRFMEDQNMGEGSLLRIGIVSGGCSGFQYDFRFVDEIDEENDTVSEQHGVKVVVDKKSGLYLDGTTVDFYESLEKRGFTFENPNAVKSCGCGSSFSA, from the coding sequence ATGGCCGTCACAATTACTGAAAATGCTTCCAAAGAACTGAAGCGATTTATGGAAGACCAGAATATGGGTGAAGGTTCTTTACTGAGAATCGGAATCGTTTCTGGTGGTTGCAGTGGGTTCCAATACGATTTTCGTTTCGTCGATGAAATCGATGAAGAAAATGACACCGTCTCTGAACAACATGGTGTCAAGGTCGTTGTCGATAAGAAAAGTGGTCTTTACTTAGATGGAACGACTGTAGATTTCTATGAAAGCCTCGAAAAACGTGGATTTACGTTTGAAAATCCGAATGCGGTTAAATCTTGTGGATGTGGAAGCAGCTTCTCTGCTTAA
- a CDS encoding DUF2752 domain-containing protein → MLLIGWSLFLIAGFSLAVQIKPDSRGFGTHQKLGFAPCVIRNRLSIPCPSCGMTTSFSHFVRGQIRQSAQANTSGLVLAVVCLVMIPWSWISVYHKRLWLVSNPESCLLWLMCGLVTITLMEWFFRLAF, encoded by the coding sequence ATGCTGTTAATTGGTTGGAGTCTGTTTTTGATTGCCGGATTTAGTCTTGCAGTTCAAATAAAGCCGGACTCACGTGGGTTCGGTACCCATCAAAAACTTGGTTTTGCACCTTGTGTCATACGAAATCGATTATCCATTCCCTGTCCCAGTTGTGGGATGACAACTTCCTTTTCACATTTTGTTCGAGGTCAGATCCGTCAGTCTGCTCAGGCCAATACTTCTGGTTTGGTTCTGGCAGTCGTTTGTCTTGTGATGATCCCCTGGTCCTGGATCAGTGTTTATCATAAGCGACTCTGGTTGGTCTCAAACCCTGAAAGTTGCTTACTCTGGTTGATGTGTGGTTTAGTCACTATCACCCTGATGGAGTGGTTTTTTCGGCTGGCCTTTTAA
- a CDS encoding ROK family protein, with protein MKPTKHNAPYFVGVDIGGTNIKVGVVDDSGQTLAFCKTKTEVVKGVDVGIQNLYHAIQDVLSDCNFTMDDVKAIGIATPGTMDIPGGKLVDPPNLPTWKDFPIRQVICDHYSGKKTILQNDANAAAYGEYWVGGAQHAQSLVFWTLGTGIGCGIIIDEMIIEGRHSHGGECGHMIIQMTNGRLCDSGQYGTLEAYAGAKSLVRRCQEELDSGRASSLNERLQEGIKLTPLLIAQEAEQNDELSNELIMDSAMYLGVGTTTLMHTIDPDMVLFGGAATFGGKDSTLGQRFMNRIREEVKIRAFSVPYENTIIDFATLGSDAGYIGAAGCARRASLKTELQ; from the coding sequence ATGAAACCGACAAAACACAATGCACCTTATTTTGTCGGTGTTGATATTGGTGGTACAAATATCAAGGTTGGCGTTGTAGATGACTCTGGACAAACTCTCGCGTTTTGCAAAACTAAAACCGAAGTAGTCAAAGGAGTTGACGTCGGTATACAAAACCTTTACCACGCGATTCAGGACGTTTTGTCAGACTGTAATTTTACGATGGACGATGTCAAAGCGATTGGAATTGCCACACCAGGTACGATGGATATTCCAGGTGGAAAACTGGTAGATCCTCCCAATCTACCAACATGGAAAGATTTTCCTATCCGGCAGGTCATCTGTGATCATTACTCAGGTAAAAAAACGATACTTCAAAACGATGCCAATGCAGCCGCCTATGGAGAATACTGGGTGGGAGGTGCCCAGCATGCACAGAGCCTGGTTTTCTGGACGTTGGGTACTGGAATTGGCTGTGGTATCATTATCGATGAGATGATCATTGAAGGTCGACATTCACATGGAGGTGAATGCGGTCATATGATTATTCAAATGACAAATGGACGCTTGTGTGATTCGGGCCAATATGGAACGCTCGAAGCATATGCAGGAGCTAAGTCTCTGGTACGTCGTTGTCAGGAGGAACTCGATTCGGGACGTGCTTCCAGCTTGAATGAACGATTGCAAGAAGGAATCAAACTGACACCACTATTAATTGCACAGGAAGCAGAACAAAATGATGAACTATCAAACGAACTGATTATGGATTCAGCCATGTATCTGGGCGTGGGAACAACCACTTTGATGCATACCATTGATCCTGATATGGTTCTGTTTGGCGGTGCTGCAACATTTGGAGGCAAGGACTCCACATTAGGTCAGCGTTTTATGAATCGAATTCGCGAAGAAGTCAAAATCCGCGCGTTTAGCGTCCCCTATGAAAATACAATCATTGACTTTGCAACTCTCGGATCTGACGCAGGTTATATCGGTGCAGCCGGTTGCGCTCGACGGGCCAGCCTGAAAACCGAGTTGCAATAA
- a CDS encoding amidohydrolase — protein MSYSKQEVVDRCQILLAHAWMVRTFVKHSDEIDDFPELMNITRAVFDTSRALETRVDDLDAYLKMLRKKMRKLRQATDQFAVDAPNASLHTNFQQAVISMKACTTELEELLEKVE, from the coding sequence ATGTCCTATAGCAAACAAGAAGTCGTTGATCGTTGTCAGATTTTATTGGCTCATGCCTGGATGGTACGTACTTTCGTCAAACATAGTGACGAGATCGATGATTTTCCGGAGCTGATGAATATCACTCGTGCTGTGTTCGATACATCAAGGGCTCTGGAAACGCGTGTAGATGATCTTGACGCCTATCTTAAAATGCTGCGAAAAAAAATGAGGAAGCTGCGTCAGGCGACTGATCAATTTGCAGTGGATGCTCCCAACGCTTCATTGCATACAAATTTTCAACAGGCTGTCATTTCGATGAAAGCTTGCACAACAGAGTTGGAAGAATTACTTGAGAAGGTTGAATAA